Proteins encoded by one window of Nocardioides euryhalodurans:
- a CDS encoding Imm1 family immunity protein — protein MTSARFGAVEVAVVGLCLGLGIVVPLFREVSPLTVAVTVAVGLVIGAALGILSGAARGVAVLVGLLGGVAVGQTMGLPDAWNLSWSLALLAGLVVGSVLFDARSRRPGGRRSSPEPPPAGSVLLTWTDGDDEHRLEAPSAERVAAAVRALDGDRRSVVSILRGAARLDVGGDARGAMMVYESDDHTDHRTTWHHLTTPDGDADEDEVAVTIAGWPGRFRGPQTTTVDPALRAVEHFRSTGQRAPGLPWHGDRQVADMRPPALQRTDGPARRTR, from the coding sequence ATGACCAGTGCTCGGTTCGGCGCCGTCGAGGTGGCCGTCGTGGGCTTGTGCCTCGGGCTCGGGATCGTCGTCCCGCTCTTCCGCGAGGTGTCGCCCCTGACCGTGGCGGTGACGGTGGCCGTCGGCCTGGTCATCGGTGCCGCCCTCGGGATCCTGTCGGGAGCCGCACGCGGCGTGGCCGTGCTGGTCGGCCTGCTCGGAGGCGTCGCCGTCGGACAGACCATGGGCCTGCCGGACGCGTGGAACCTCAGCTGGTCCCTGGCCCTGCTCGCGGGGCTGGTGGTCGGCTCGGTGCTCTTCGATGCACGGTCCCGGCGGCCCGGCGGCCGACGGTCCTCGCCTGAGCCTCCCCCTGCGGGGTCGGTGCTCCTGACCTGGACCGACGGGGACGACGAACACCGGCTCGAGGCCCCGAGCGCCGAGCGCGTGGCAGCGGCCGTCCGGGCCCTGGACGGTGACCGGCGCAGTGTCGTCAGCATCCTGCGGGGCGCGGCCCGCCTCGACGTCGGTGGTGACGCGCGGGGGGCGATGATGGTCTACGAGTCCGACGACCACACCGACCACCGCACCACCTGGCACCACCTGACGACTCCTGACGGTGATGCCGACGAGGACGAGGTGGCCGTGACGATCGCGGGCTGGCCCGGTCGCTTCCGCGGCCCGCAGACCACCACCGTCGACCCGGCGTTGCGGGCGGTCGAGCACTTCCGCAGCACCGGGCAGCGCGCACCCGGCCTGCCGTGGCACGGGGACCGCCAGGTGGCCGACATGCGCCCCCCGGCGCTGCAGCGGACCGACGGGCCGGCCCGGCGTACCCGATGA
- a CDS encoding pyrophosphorylase, with amino-acid sequence MSRVLSTEQAKTSIQQMQAIINGGFTDQISQLDSQGKTLSDPNVWDGPLAEKFRGSTWPETRAALDKAKQELEELRSQLTQISQNIMSAGGGA; translated from the coding sequence ATGTCTCGCGTTCTTTCCACCGAGCAGGCCAAGACTTCGATCCAGCAGATGCAGGCGATCATCAACGGTGGCTTCACCGACCAGATCAGCCAGCTCGACTCCCAGGGCAAGACGCTGTCCGACCCCAACGTGTGGGACGGGCCGCTGGCGGAGAAGTTCCGCGGCTCGACCTGGCCCGAGACGCGTGCGGCTCTCGACAAGGCCAAGCAGGAGCTCGAGGAGCTCCGCAGCCAGCTGACCCAGATCTCGCAGAACATCATGTCCGCCGGCGGCGGCGCCTGA